Proteins found in one Vallitalea guaymasensis genomic segment:
- a CDS encoding helix-turn-helix transcriptional regulator has protein sequence MNFIDNIISDFFNCCNLPVIAVDINFNELCSVGYNPILRQIYNNCNVYRDIPHDSNNLLSLNLSYAKDINFIVVPISRFNKYRGYFIIGPIKCEKTQNEYIPYKPKSCLEFFSSIILNIADHNFSKGMSNLKFNIHVKKAIQYIHEHYTQCINLDDLCADLSVNKSYFCKVFKKETGFTFSNFLNNYRVEKSKNLLKNSNLSLLDIAVSVGFNTQNYYSIVFKKFTDKTPLKYRNSISI, from the coding sequence TTGAATTTTATAGATAATATAATTTCCGACTTCTTTAACTGCTGTAATCTACCTGTAATAGCAGTAGATATTAACTTTAATGAGCTTTGTAGTGTTGGATATAATCCTATTTTAAGGCAAATCTATAATAACTGTAATGTTTATAGAGATATCCCCCATGATTCTAATAACTTGCTCAGTCTTAATTTGAGCTATGCAAAGGATATTAATTTCATAGTAGTTCCAATATCCAGATTCAATAAATATAGAGGATACTTCATAATCGGTCCTATCAAATGTGAAAAAACCCAAAATGAATATATCCCCTACAAACCAAAGAGCTGTCTAGAATTTTTTTCTTCTATAATATTGAATATTGCAGATCATAATTTTAGTAAAGGTATGAGCAATTTGAAGTTCAACATACACGTAAAAAAAGCCATCCAATACATACATGAACATTATACTCAATGTATTAATCTGGATGACCTGTGTGCTGACTTATCTGTGAATAAAAGTTACTTTTGTAAAGTATTCAAAAAGGAAACCGGATTCACATTTTCCAACTTCTTGAATAATTATAGAGTCGAGAAGAGTAAAAACTTACTCAAGAATAGTAATTTATCACTCCTTGATATCGCTGTATCAGTTGGATTCAATACCCAAAATTATTATTCCATAGTATTCAAGAAATTCACTGATAAAACTCCATTAAAATATAGGAATAGTATTTCAATCTGA
- a CDS encoding YbaN family protein, with product MKIVYLTAGLIFFIIGLIGVVLPILPTTPFMLLTSYCLLKSSDKLNDRFIRTKFYREHVKPFKENKGMTIKSKLVIIIPVSLMLLIMAVLIDNTVMRIVIAVLLTVKIVVFSRIKTIKTEVLNDDE from the coding sequence GTGAAAATAGTATATTTAACTGCGGGGTTAATTTTTTTTATCATAGGTCTTATAGGAGTTGTACTCCCCATATTGCCTACAACTCCTTTTATGCTGCTTACATCATATTGTTTATTAAAAAGCAGTGATAAATTGAATGATAGATTCATTAGAACAAAATTTTATAGGGAGCATGTAAAACCATTTAAAGAAAATAAAGGTATGACAATAAAGTCAAAGTTAGTAATAATAATACCTGTAAGTCTGATGTTACTAATTATGGCTGTATTAATAGATAACACTGTAATGAGGATAGTTATCGCAGTTCTTTTGACAGTAAAGATTGTAGTATTTTCTAGAATTAAAACTATAAAGACAGAGGTGTTGAATGATGATGAATAA